From one Pseudobdellovibrionaceae bacterium genomic stretch:
- a CDS encoding DUF302 domain-containing protein: MSYYFSKSVTCSFDQAIENVTGLLAEQGFGVLTEIDVQATLKKKLDVDFYKYRILGACNPNFAYQALQKEDKIGTMLPCNVIVQQKVENGPVEVTAVDPVASMASVKNDGLGQVAQEVQSRLQLVIEKLK; encoded by the coding sequence ATGAGCTACTATTTTTCTAAGTCCGTAACTTGTTCCTTTGATCAAGCGATTGAAAACGTCACAGGCCTGTTGGCCGAACAGGGATTCGGTGTACTTACCGAGATTGACGTACAAGCGACCTTAAAGAAAAAACTCGACGTTGATTTCTACAAGTACAGAATTCTTGGTGCCTGTAATCCGAATTTCGCATACCAGGCTCTGCAGAAGGAAGACAAAATTGGCACCATGCTCCCCTGTAATGTCATTGTTCAGCAAAAGGTCGAAAACGGACCTGTTGAAGTGACGGCCGTGGACCCCGTCGCCTCAATGGCTTCAGTGAAAAACGATGGGCTTGGCCAAGTGGCTCAAGAGGTTCAAAGTCGCTTACAGCTGGTGATTGAAAAGCTGAAATAG
- a CDS encoding molybdopterin-dependent oxidoreductase: MSLGQNIPHDSARSHVTGESVFIDDRPRHQGELLVLPVGVPAPSGRLKSYDVSSALRVPGIRGFCSAKHLSHNRWGSIVEDQPILVDEEIGYFGEPAVLLVGETHEALDRAGRLVQFDIEQTDPILKLDQAIEQRRFLYTANPFVSGNVDQAFADAAHHLSGVFECGGQDHFYLESQASVAYPQEGGQIEVHASSQHPAETQRVVAEALGLSHHQVVCVVKRMGGAFGGKESQAAPFAAMAALVAKIFQEPARVVLSKDDDMKMTGKRHPFKNHYQVAFDQEGRILGLKAKLYADGGAYLDLSPSILDRALFHIDGAYFLENVHLEGFVCCTNTPSNTAFRGFGGPQGLMTIESICEDIAIFLGSDALEIRRLNCYGVDERNRTHYGQIVTNNILPDLFKSIADKCHYRKRRQEIDQFNQNSVGKVRGLSVTATKFGIAFTSRFLNQGNALVNVHLDGSVQVSTGATEMGQGVNTKIKQIVAHSFGLDPCRVNVMATSTEKNANTSPTAASSGSDINGAAALLACEKILDRLCWLYQNILAGTPISENHECPPFDSKALRRADFEFREGHIVHVPSKKDMKWEELVRLAYRNRLSLNDYAHYKTEGLAFDKAKSKGKAFAYYTTGVAASEVEVDEWTGQVKVLRTDILMDLGRPINPGIDEGQVTGAFVQGMGWVTTECLKTSEKGELLTHSPTTYKIPNVQDVPREFNVELIPSDSNTQNVARSKAVGEPPFLLSASVWTAVKDALRYRHGKNVLPLRSPATPEEILMVHLSASENQ; this comes from the coding sequence ATGAGTCTTGGTCAGAACATTCCCCATGATTCCGCTAGAAGTCACGTCACTGGCGAAAGTGTTTTTATCGATGATCGACCAAGACATCAGGGGGAGCTTTTGGTCCTCCCAGTCGGAGTCCCTGCCCCATCAGGAAGACTGAAGTCATATGATGTTTCCTCAGCTCTAAGGGTTCCCGGAATTCGCGGCTTTTGCTCGGCGAAACATTTGTCCCATAACAGATGGGGAAGCATTGTTGAAGATCAACCCATTTTGGTTGATGAGGAGATCGGCTACTTCGGAGAGCCAGCAGTCTTATTGGTGGGTGAAACTCATGAGGCTTTAGATCGCGCAGGCAGGCTTGTGCAATTTGATATTGAACAGACAGACCCTATCCTGAAATTGGATCAGGCTATTGAACAGAGACGATTTCTGTACACGGCAAATCCCTTTGTCAGTGGTAATGTGGATCAAGCATTTGCTGATGCCGCTCATCATCTGAGTGGCGTGTTCGAGTGCGGAGGGCAGGACCACTTTTATTTGGAGTCTCAGGCGAGTGTGGCTTATCCGCAGGAGGGTGGTCAGATTGAAGTTCATGCCAGTTCCCAACACCCAGCAGAAACCCAAAGGGTGGTGGCAGAGGCTTTGGGACTTAGCCATCATCAAGTGGTTTGTGTAGTGAAGCGAATGGGTGGAGCCTTCGGTGGCAAGGAAAGCCAAGCGGCCCCTTTTGCTGCTATGGCGGCCTTGGTGGCCAAGATCTTTCAGGAACCGGCCAGGGTTGTGTTGTCTAAAGATGATGACATGAAGATGACAGGGAAGAGGCATCCCTTCAAAAACCACTACCAGGTGGCGTTTGATCAAGAGGGTCGGATTCTGGGCCTTAAAGCGAAGCTCTATGCAGATGGCGGGGCCTACCTGGATTTATCACCTTCGATATTGGACAGAGCCCTTTTTCATATCGATGGCGCCTATTTTTTGGAAAATGTCCACCTGGAGGGTTTTGTCTGTTGTACCAATACACCATCCAACACAGCTTTTCGTGGATTTGGTGGACCTCAGGGATTGATGACTATTGAGAGTATATGTGAGGATATCGCAATATTTTTGGGTAGTGATGCTCTAGAGATTCGGCGACTCAACTGTTATGGGGTTGATGAACGCAACCGCACTCACTATGGTCAAATTGTGACAAATAACATTCTTCCAGATTTGTTTAAGTCTATTGCAGACAAGTGCCACTATCGAAAGCGCCGCCAGGAGATTGATCAGTTCAATCAAAATTCAGTGGGTAAGGTTCGAGGTCTTTCTGTTACAGCCACCAAGTTTGGTATTGCTTTCACTTCGCGGTTTCTGAATCAGGGTAATGCTTTGGTGAACGTTCACCTGGATGGTAGTGTTCAGGTCTCGACAGGCGCGACCGAGATGGGCCAGGGGGTTAACACTAAGATTAAACAGATTGTCGCCCATTCTTTTGGCCTTGATCCTTGTCGGGTGAATGTGATGGCAACGTCAACGGAAAAAAATGCCAACACCTCACCCACAGCAGCATCCAGTGGCTCAGACATAAATGGGGCTGCCGCCCTGCTTGCCTGTGAGAAGATTTTGGATCGTCTTTGTTGGCTTTATCAAAATATTCTCGCCGGAACACCGATTAGTGAAAACCATGAGTGCCCCCCTTTCGATAGCAAGGCCTTGCGACGGGCGGACTTCGAATTTCGTGAGGGTCACATCGTTCATGTGCCTTCCAAAAAGGATATGAAGTGGGAGGAGCTCGTCCGTCTGGCCTATCGTAATCGACTCTCTCTTAATGATTACGCCCACTACAAGACCGAGGGTCTCGCCTTTGACAAGGCCAAGTCCAAAGGGAAGGCATTTGCCTATTACACAACCGGCGTGGCGGCGAGTGAAGTCGAGGTTGACGAGTGGACGGGCCAGGTGAAGGTATTAAGAACGGATATTCTCATGGACTTGGGAAGACCGATCAATCCTGGTATTGACGAAGGACAGGTGACGGGAGCCTTTGTTCAGGGAATGGGATGGGTGACGACCGAGTGCCTCAAGACCAGCGAAAAGGGAGAGTTGCTGACGCACTCACCGACGACCTATAAGATTCCCAATGTTCAGGATGTGCCAAGGGAGTTTAATGTGGAGTTGATTCCCAGTGATTCGAACACTCAGAACGTAGCTCGCTCCAAAGCGGTTGGAGAGCCACCCTTCCTGTTGAGCGCATCGGTATGGACGGCAGTCAAAGACGCCCTTCGTTACCGTCATGGGAAGAATGTTTTGCCCCTGAGATCTCCAGCCACTCCGGAGGAGATCTTGATGGTGCACCTTTCCGCCAGCGAAAATCAGTAA
- a CDS encoding ABC transporter permease: MWFLALRQMLSRKKQTTLIFLGVAFGTGIYVIIAGMQLGMRNYISEQLLNNTAHILIKGSERDIEEGELRERFYSAESFIKWIVAPSGKRDESRLENPHGWFERLDQEPHVVAYAPRLSINAIVARGGLRANVGLTGIIPEKHIKVTSIADYMRSGSLQGLTSGGKKLILGSGVLKKIGATVGETIRVSTGLGEALPFKVIGEIHLGNKQIDDSMILAHITDAQALNHSPGRVSEISVALDDIELSTPLAEKWSLYTGDDVQGWEEANASFMQLINIQDIMRYIITGAILIVAAFGIYNVLSIMISQKQKEIAILRSIGYAPDKILQLFMIQGSMLGLLGGGAGLIIGLGACLIIGSIDLGFEIGKGTTLLISYDWDIYLTAFVAAQVAAAVASIIPARHAAKLTPLDIIRANL, encoded by the coding sequence GTGTGGTTTTTGGCTCTCAGACAAATGCTTTCCCGAAAAAAGCAAACAACCCTGATCTTCCTGGGCGTTGCATTCGGAACAGGCATTTATGTGATTATTGCTGGTATGCAACTGGGAATGCGTAACTACATCTCTGAACAACTTCTCAACAACACAGCTCACATCCTCATCAAAGGCAGCGAGAGGGATATCGAGGAAGGCGAGCTACGCGAGCGCTTTTACTCCGCGGAAAGTTTCATTAAGTGGATTGTGGCTCCGTCGGGAAAGCGGGATGAATCTCGCCTGGAAAACCCTCATGGCTGGTTCGAAAGACTGGATCAGGAGCCTCACGTTGTTGCCTACGCTCCTCGGCTGTCGATTAATGCGATCGTAGCCCGCGGTGGCCTACGTGCCAATGTTGGTCTGACCGGCATTATTCCCGAAAAGCATATAAAGGTCACCAGCATTGCCGACTATATGCGCTCGGGGAGTCTTCAGGGTTTAACCAGTGGTGGGAAAAAACTCATCTTGGGGTCGGGCGTGCTAAAAAAGATTGGCGCGACTGTCGGAGAAACTATTCGCGTCTCAACCGGACTGGGAGAGGCCCTGCCCTTTAAGGTTATTGGTGAGATCCACTTGGGTAATAAGCAAATCGATGACTCGATGATTCTTGCACATATCACCGATGCCCAGGCTTTGAACCACTCCCCCGGGCGAGTCAGCGAGATATCTGTAGCCCTTGACGATATTGAACTGTCAACACCCCTGGCTGAGAAGTGGTCCCTTTACACAGGGGACGATGTTCAAGGTTGGGAAGAGGCCAACGCCAGCTTTATGCAGTTAATTAATATTCAAGACATCATGAGATATATCATCACTGGGGCCATTTTGATCGTTGCCGCCTTTGGTATTTACAATGTTCTCAGTATCATGATCAGCCAGAAGCAAAAAGAGATCGCCATCCTCAGAAGTATTGGCTACGCACCTGACAAAATCCTTCAGCTTTTCATGATCCAAGGCTCAATGCTTGGCCTTCTGGGCGGCGGCGCAGGGTTAATCATTGGTCTTGGTGCCTGTTTAATTATTGGTAGCATCGACTTGGGATTTGAAATTGGCAAGGGTACCACCCTGCTGATTTCCTACGACTGGGACATCTACTTGACCGCATTTGTTGCTGCTCAGGTAGCGGCCGCCGTCGCAAGCATTATTCCCGCCCGCCATGCCGCAAAGCTCACGCCTCTTGATATTATTCGCGCTAATTTGTAG
- a CDS encoding TIGR02147 family protein: protein MAEGQGSFFDFQGYREFLNHKFKTLKRLKPQFSARYFAQRAGIQSPSYFNLVVKGKRNLSVDFAYRFAAGLDLNDLETDCLVTAVELETTDNSLRKRHLQDRLVMLRKADSSVEQMPADHVEILSDLINLKIYLLAQSTQFKFHVDWIHREFGGEVDKEEIRRRMEVLLQSGLWLWDGSEVKARAPSIKTGSYLHNKWLAQTHRHLLEAATESLHSPAETRIHGGRTFLCDPKRMSEIERRFEKFRRDIEHEFEDLNSTKAFQLQMSFFEIKPGGSR from the coding sequence GTGGCCGAGGGCCAAGGGTCGTTTTTTGACTTTCAGGGCTATAGAGAGTTTTTGAACCACAAGTTCAAAACTCTCAAGAGATTAAAGCCTCAGTTTTCTGCTCGTTATTTTGCGCAGCGTGCGGGAATTCAGTCACCTTCTTATTTTAATCTAGTTGTAAAAGGTAAGAGAAATCTGTCTGTCGACTTCGCCTATCGTTTTGCCGCTGGTTTGGACCTTAACGACTTAGAGACGGATTGCCTGGTGACGGCTGTTGAGTTGGAGACCACTGACAATTCCCTCAGGAAACGGCATCTTCAAGATAGATTGGTGATGCTTCGCAAGGCCGATTCATCCGTCGAACAAATGCCAGCCGATCATGTCGAAATTCTATCGGATCTCATTAACCTGAAAATATATCTTCTTGCTCAATCGACACAGTTCAAGTTCCACGTCGACTGGATTCACCGCGAGTTCGGAGGCGAGGTCGACAAGGAGGAGATCCGCAGACGCATGGAAGTTCTCTTGCAGAGTGGACTCTGGCTTTGGGATGGAAGTGAAGTCAAGGCTCGGGCTCCGAGTATCAAGACGGGTAGCTATCTTCACAATAAATGGTTGGCGCAAACCCATCGTCATCTTCTTGAGGCGGCGACGGAATCTCTTCATTCACCGGCTGAGACGCGCATTCATGGTGGTCGAACATTTCTATGTGACCCCAAAAGGATGTCCGAAATCGAAAGAAGATTCGAGAAGTTTAGGCGGGATATTGAGCATGAGTTCGAGGACCTAAACTCGACAAAAGCATTTCAGCTGCAAATGTCTTTTTTTGAAATCAAGCCGGGCGGTAGTCGGTGA
- a CDS encoding 2OG-Fe(II) oxygenase translates to MNTQGALANPDHIILISEAVPQNICRKTIELFENDSKVKPGLVYDANGGLVESADKKSLELVIDHQDSQWEPIHQALRQAIVQGVVEYIKDRPGLQVAPLQNTAFKIKKYLQGQGEFTWHFDALSAATRSRQLALIIYLNTVTEGGETEFFHQGIKIKPKCGDLALFPPFWTHMHCGQVPKSGPKFIITSFVEFKGL, encoded by the coding sequence ATGAACACACAAGGCGCGTTGGCGAATCCGGATCATATTATCCTCATTTCTGAGGCCGTACCCCAGAATATCTGCCGAAAAACAATCGAACTGTTTGAGAACGACTCCAAGGTGAAGCCAGGCCTCGTCTATGATGCCAATGGCGGGCTTGTCGAGAGTGCCGATAAAAAGAGCCTAGAGCTGGTTATTGATCACCAAGACTCTCAATGGGAACCCATTCATCAAGCTTTGCGGCAGGCCATCGTGCAAGGGGTAGTGGAATATATCAAAGATCGCCCCGGACTCCAGGTCGCTCCCCTACAGAATACGGCATTTAAAATCAAAAAGTATCTGCAGGGGCAGGGTGAGTTTACCTGGCACTTTGATGCCTTGTCGGCTGCTACCAGATCTCGACAACTGGCACTCATCATTTATCTCAATACAGTAACTGAAGGAGGGGAGACGGAGTTCTTTCACCAGGGAATCAAAATCAAACCCAAATGTGGAGACCTAGCTCTGTTTCCACCCTTTTGGACCCATATGCACTGCGGGCAAGTCCCTAAATCAGGTCCTAAGTTTATCATCACATCGTTTGTTGAATTCAAGGGCCTTTAG
- a CDS encoding S8 family serine peptidase, giving the protein MKREQARRVYTLALLTGILLKGQIAGATLSPAGLNGESQTTNIEWRKDNWVTRYIPQNDFLYSDIHPSRYLERFSSFVRLPQQSCSAKSKHAPILVAVIDTGIDTEHPALQNQLWTNPGETGIDLDGNDRSRNGIDDDNNGYVDDVHGWNFVGNNAELKDRHGHGTHISGIIVANPQNGRPSPSPCPQPIRLMVLKYFDPSDSMEFNLRNTVLAIRYATRMGAQIINYSAGGPMRNYLEEKSIRDAERRGILFVAAAGNDNNDVDQKGFFPASYGLSNILSVTATGANDLLLAGSNFGRLRVDLAAPGQDIYSSLPENRYGPMSGTSQATAFVTRMAAHAYLISKEKPKPERLRQMLLRRGIRDRRLAGKTRYQVRLRETRIAAGTKAKVEPLAFSFSEPTGGTPTSNKPSL; this is encoded by the coding sequence ATGAAAAGAGAACAAGCCCGAAGGGTCTATACCCTCGCACTATTAACGGGAATACTTCTCAAGGGTCAAATAGCTGGAGCGACCCTCTCTCCAGCTGGGTTAAACGGGGAATCTCAAACCACGAACATCGAATGGCGCAAGGATAACTGGGTAACACGATATATACCCCAGAATGATTTCCTTTACAGCGACATTCATCCAAGCAGGTATCTTGAGCGGTTTTCTTCATTTGTCCGTCTACCACAACAGTCCTGCTCCGCAAAAAGCAAACATGCGCCCATTTTAGTAGCCGTTATTGACACTGGCATAGACACCGAACACCCTGCCCTTCAGAATCAATTATGGACAAACCCTGGAGAAACCGGAATCGACCTTGATGGAAATGACCGGTCTCGAAACGGAATTGATGATGATAACAATGGCTATGTGGATGACGTACACGGCTGGAACTTTGTTGGAAACAATGCGGAGCTAAAAGATCGTCATGGCCACGGAACTCACATTTCAGGTATCATCGTCGCCAACCCGCAAAACGGTCGACCATCGCCATCGCCTTGCCCGCAACCAATACGTCTGATGGTCTTGAAGTACTTTGACCCGAGCGACTCCATGGAGTTCAACCTACGCAACACCGTACTCGCCATCCGCTACGCCACCCGAATGGGTGCTCAGATCATCAACTACTCAGCTGGCGGCCCCATGCGCAACTACCTAGAGGAAAAATCCATAAGGGACGCGGAACGCCGGGGGATTCTGTTTGTCGCCGCTGCCGGCAATGACAACAATGATGTGGACCAAAAAGGCTTCTTTCCAGCGAGCTATGGTTTGTCCAACATTTTGTCGGTGACCGCCACAGGAGCCAATGATCTTCTCCTCGCAGGTAGCAATTTCGGCCGACTGCGCGTGGATCTCGCAGCTCCGGGACAAGACATCTATTCCAGTCTTCCTGAAAACCGCTACGGTCCCATGTCCGGAACCTCTCAGGCAACCGCCTTTGTGACCCGCATGGCAGCTCATGCTTATCTAATTAGTAAGGAGAAACCAAAGCCCGAACGACTAAGGCAAATGCTCCTCCGCCGAGGAATACGAGATCGGCGGCTGGCGGGAAAGACCCGCTACCAGGTGCGCCTGCGCGAGACTAGAATCGCTGCGGGAACAAAGGCCAAGGTTGAACCCTTGGCCTTTTCTTTTTCTGAACCCACCGGAGGTACACCAACGTCCAATAAACCCTCCCTTTAA
- a CDS encoding FAD binding domain-containing protein encodes MACSADRNLVTFYLNGVRHEVGGGNAFLNLAQFLRYQVGLEGTKIVCAEGDCGACTVLVSAYRGGNWSEFKAVNSCIAPVYLFDLCSIVTVEGLAHNGDLSDVQEKMMVHHGGQCGYCTPGIVCSLGHLAETSQRQGKKIDRRRAQNYLTGNLCRCTGYEPILKAAEAIDLTQWVPLSLRYQGDEMIERFRYLDRQSVEIDLADKKLWIPTTIEGVIDIKQDRPHVRLVSGATDLGVIHNKGRQYLDEAIVLNRIPELTDFQVRDDGVWIGSMVDLSTTERELEAVIPEMSRLLRIFASPQIKNQGTLVGNVLNGSPIGDSIPGLMVLEARLCLISAEGERWVSLGDFYKGYKKMDIRPEEICTGIMIPKPGKEWKAKFFKVSLRKDLDISSVTFAGLFKINDSRILEARIALGGVGPMVVRLSQLENELAGESFSLSSFEQVGKQASLKIKPISDLRASESYRRRVTENLFVKCFTELKQEVME; translated from the coding sequence ATGGCTTGTTCGGCAGATCGCAACCTTGTTACCTTTTATCTCAATGGTGTTCGCCATGAGGTTGGTGGCGGCAACGCGTTTTTGAACCTGGCCCAGTTTCTTCGTTATCAGGTTGGCCTGGAGGGGACAAAAATCGTTTGTGCTGAGGGGGACTGTGGTGCCTGTACGGTCTTGGTAAGTGCCTATCGCGGCGGGAACTGGTCCGAATTTAAGGCGGTCAACTCCTGCATCGCTCCCGTCTATTTGTTTGATCTTTGCTCCATCGTGACAGTTGAGGGTTTGGCACATAACGGAGACTTGAGTGACGTCCAGGAGAAGATGATGGTCCATCACGGTGGACAGTGCGGATACTGCACACCGGGGATTGTTTGTTCATTGGGCCATTTGGCCGAAACTAGCCAGCGACAGGGAAAAAAGATTGATCGTCGGCGGGCGCAAAACTACCTGACAGGGAACTTGTGTCGATGCACGGGCTATGAGCCGATTCTTAAGGCGGCGGAGGCCATCGATCTCACTCAGTGGGTTCCATTGAGTCTTCGCTATCAGGGAGACGAAATGATAGAGCGCTTTCGCTATTTGGATAGGCAAAGCGTGGAAATTGATTTGGCTGATAAAAAACTGTGGATCCCAACGACCATTGAGGGGGTCATTGACATCAAGCAGGACCGCCCTCATGTCCGGCTGGTCTCAGGTGCGACTGATCTGGGAGTTATCCATAACAAGGGTAGGCAGTATTTAGATGAGGCCATTGTTCTTAATCGCATTCCGGAGCTGACCGATTTTCAGGTGCGAGACGATGGGGTGTGGATCGGTTCGATGGTTGATCTGTCGACGACGGAGCGGGAACTCGAGGCCGTCATCCCAGAAATGAGCCGTCTTTTGCGCATATTTGCTTCTCCGCAAATCAAGAATCAGGGAACCCTGGTTGGCAATGTTCTCAATGGCTCACCGATTGGTGATTCTATCCCGGGGCTAATGGTCCTAGAGGCTCGGTTGTGCCTGATATCTGCGGAAGGTGAGAGGTGGGTGAGTCTTGGGGATTTCTATAAGGGCTATAAAAAAATGGATATTCGCCCTGAGGAGATTTGCACGGGTATCATGATCCCAAAGCCAGGAAAAGAATGGAAGGCCAAGTTTTTCAAGGTGTCGCTGAGAAAGGATTTGGATATTTCATCGGTGACATTCGCCGGATTGTTCAAAATCAATGATTCTAGGATTCTTGAGGCACGTATTGCTCTTGGTGGCGTGGGACCAATGGTCGTGCGTCTTTCGCAGTTGGAAAATGAGTTGGCGGGGGAGAGTTTTTCTCTCTCAAGTTTTGAGCAGGTTGGAAAACAAGCGAGTCTAAAAATAAAGCCAATTTCTGATTTGCGGGCGTCCGAAAGTTACCGAAGGCGGGTAACGGAAAATCTGTTTGTGAAATGTTTTACCGAACTTAAGCAAGAGGTCATGGAATGA
- a CDS encoding GGDEF domain-containing protein: MRQWIRKLIDQFDFEWGEQHTHEERAAPSINDDRATLLFVIDTFNKHLVEIENKPVRKVRQILDEFARELIDPAKIDSERVLFRFRQFFSSYRIDEYTYILKTFDEFRAIIWDFVDQLSEDLTEAQQADVEIKQSLHCLREAVEANSIDDLKRQSRAFIDNYIEYQTRRDSSRSRRMESLQKNLDVVKKKLVQANQNMATDHLTGAFNRRSFDEKLMEHWKLASISQKPISLMILDIDHFKRINDTFGHATGDYVLQEFVKILHELFARNSDFVARIGGEEFAIILPDYQLEHAIKKADSTLDRIRHDVLVQDGHEIRFTSSMGIAQLEPGESAEAWMKRADKALYHAKNTGRDRFSIANSDDSIHAA, from the coding sequence TTGAGACAGTGGATTCGCAAACTCATCGATCAGTTCGACTTTGAGTGGGGAGAGCAACATACCCACGAAGAACGTGCCGCCCCATCAATCAACGATGATCGTGCCACCTTGTTGTTTGTTATCGACACCTTTAACAAACACCTCGTTGAAATCGAAAACAAGCCGGTACGCAAGGTCCGACAAATCCTTGATGAGTTCGCACGTGAATTGATTGATCCTGCAAAGATAGACAGCGAAAGAGTGCTTTTTCGATTTCGACAGTTCTTCTCCAGCTATCGGATAGACGAGTACACCTACATCCTGAAAACCTTCGATGAGTTCCGCGCCATCATTTGGGATTTTGTTGACCAGCTCAGTGAAGATCTCACTGAAGCGCAACAGGCAGACGTGGAAATCAAACAGAGCCTCCACTGTCTGCGAGAAGCCGTTGAGGCCAACTCAATCGACGATCTGAAGCGCCAATCGCGGGCCTTTATTGATAACTATATCGAGTACCAAACTCGTCGGGATAGCAGTCGATCACGCCGTATGGAGTCCCTACAGAAAAATCTGGACGTAGTTAAGAAAAAGCTCGTTCAGGCCAACCAAAATATGGCCACGGACCATTTGACCGGGGCCTTCAATCGCCGCAGCTTTGATGAAAAACTCATGGAACATTGGAAGCTCGCCAGCATTTCTCAGAAACCGATTTCACTAATGATTCTGGACATCGATCACTTCAAACGAATCAATGATACATTTGGACATGCCACTGGCGATTATGTTCTGCAGGAGTTCGTTAAGATTCTTCACGAACTCTTTGCTCGAAACTCTGATTTCGTTGCCCGAATTGGCGGCGAGGAGTTTGCAATCATTCTGCCCGACTACCAACTAGAACATGCAATCAAAAAGGCTGACTCCACCTTGGACCGAATCAGGCACGATGTTCTTGTCCAGGACGGCCACGAAATTCGCTTCACTTCTTCCATGGGTATCGCTCAATTGGAACCTGGGGAGTCCGCTGAAGCGTGGATGAAACGAGCGGACAAGGCCCTGTATCATGCCAAGAACACAGGTCGTGACCGCTTCTCGATCGCCAACTCGGACGACTCCATCCACGCAGCCTAG
- a CDS encoding efflux RND transporter periplasmic adaptor subunit, with protein sequence MFGGKWIWIFIGLVIVGGLATAGWLFRGKNAYEFVQPKRGDITEAIYGLGKVKTYKKYDVKIGVMSTVEKIYAREGDVVHKGQPLIRFSESLMFNSPIDGTVTFLGADVAEAVAPQMAIMTVKDLSDRYIEVSLEQQGALRVRKGQAADVIFESLRGDKLRGQVKALYPKNDEFLAHIEVEGLMENVLPGMTADVSITVGTNQDVLLVPISSLINGHVTVLRQGDKTKIPVKVGGIDGKWAEIIEGDIKDNDKVMMKRSVQ encoded by the coding sequence TTGTTCGGTGGAAAATGGATCTGGATATTCATCGGTTTGGTGATTGTTGGCGGATTGGCAACTGCCGGTTGGTTATTCAGAGGCAAGAATGCCTATGAATTCGTACAACCAAAGAGGGGAGATATCACCGAAGCCATTTACGGCCTCGGAAAGGTCAAGACCTACAAGAAGTACGACGTTAAAATTGGCGTAATGAGCACGGTTGAAAAGATCTATGCTCGTGAGGGCGACGTGGTTCACAAGGGACAACCTCTTATTCGCTTCTCTGAGTCGCTAATGTTCAACTCCCCAATCGACGGCACCGTTACCTTTCTTGGAGCCGACGTGGCGGAAGCCGTTGCTCCACAAATGGCCATCATGACCGTAAAGGACCTCTCCGATCGTTACATCGAGGTGTCCCTGGAACAGCAAGGAGCGCTTCGCGTCCGTAAGGGTCAGGCTGCTGATGTGATTTTTGAAAGCCTGCGTGGGGACAAGCTGCGCGGACAAGTCAAAGCGCTTTACCCAAAGAATGATGAGTTCCTCGCCCACATTGAAGTCGAAGGATTGATGGAAAATGTTCTCCCCGGGATGACGGCCGACGTTTCGATTACAGTCGGCACCAATCAAGATGTATTACTCGTACCTATCAGTTCACTGATCAACGGCCACGTCACCGTATTGCGGCAGGGCGATAAAACAAAAATCCCTGTGAAAGTCGGAGGCATCGACGGCAAGTGGGCTGAAATTATTGAGGGCGATATAAAGGACAACGACAAAGTGATGATGAAGAGGTCGGTACAATAA
- a CDS encoding DMT family transporter, with protein MDMWIYLILPIMTGVSIVLQGGLNRASADQMGLLSAVLLNALVFLVLATTLWALARFGILSLPEQMGAGSFRSLQLWQLWPGLFGFLIVLLVPWSIMHLGAGLTFSLVIATQLIVSILWDSLRGHGLPGTGMWIGIALVLAGAILILRSSNVTN; from the coding sequence TTGGACATGTGGATCTACCTGATTTTACCCATCATGACCGGCGTCTCAATTGTCCTGCAAGGTGGCCTTAACCGGGCCTCTGCAGACCAAATGGGCTTACTCTCGGCAGTGCTATTAAACGCCCTTGTGTTTTTGGTCCTGGCTACGACTCTTTGGGCCCTGGCCCGGTTTGGCATCTTGTCCCTCCCGGAGCAAATGGGCGCAGGGTCGTTTCGTAGCCTACAGTTGTGGCAACTGTGGCCAGGGTTGTTCGGCTTCTTGATTGTACTGCTCGTCCCATGGTCGATTATGCACTTGGGGGCTGGATTGACATTTTCTCTGGTCATTGCCACCCAACTCATTGTGAGTATTCTTTGGGACAGTTTGCGTGGCCATGGGTTGCCGGGAACCGGAATGTGGATAGGCATTGCCCTGGTTCTGGCTGGCGCCATTCTGATTCTGCGTTCTTCCAATGTAACCAATTAA